The genomic segment TATCCGCGATTCCATCCATAAGGCGACCAAAAACCGCGCCCAACTTATCTCAGATACCCACAATCCGACTCAGGCCCTGTATGTCGGCCACAATTACAACGATATGATGAACGGGAGCTCGGACGGCCTCATGCCGCTGGCCTGGCTGGATTATCAGCATATAAGCGCGGTCGCCGCTCTCGCCAACCTCATGGTAACCTGGATTCCGGGGCTGGATGAGGAAACCGCCATCACCTCGATGCTCAAATTCTTCGGATGGGACGAGCTCCCCATTCAGCGGAAAAGCATCGCTGATTTCCACATCGGTGTGGACAGCACCGCCCACAAGGATACGGAATTTTACGAGTCTTTCAACAAGGAAGCCACCCTGGCGCTCTGGACACACGAGCTGCAGCACATAGCGATGCTGAACACCAAAGGGATTCCCTCCTACCCCATCATCAAGGGACACCAGTGGACGGAACCGATCTCCCGTGAGCTTATCGATCGCTGCATGTCTATGGGGCATACGGGGTACATTTTCCAGCGCACCGAGCTGTTCATCGACAAAACCAAGCTGTAAAGGCAAGCGTTTCTTCCAGATTTCATCGATCATGGGAAATCCTTTACAAAGCGTTGGGAGGAGGAACCAGATGACGCAGTCCCTCGATGGCGGTATTGATATGATTCTGGCCGTTGGAAAGCGCGATGCAGCCATGCCCCGGATAGAACTCCTGGACTCCGAGATTGGCCAATTTCGGCATGGAGCGGCGCATATCCGCCATATCGGAGCCTACGCAGTTAAGGAACATGAGCTTGCCGCCGTGGACGACTACATCGCCGCTGAAAAGGCAGACCCGGCTTCCGATTTTCACCAGGTAGCAGGTGGAACCGGGCGAATGCCCGGGGACATGGATGGCTTCCAGGGTGAACGCATCGAACGTGAATTTTTCGCCCCCGGCCAGCTCGACATCAGGCTCGCAGCCCGGAAAGAAATAGTCGGGAGGGTAAAATCCATCGCGCTTTGCCACATCGAGCGCCAGCCCAAGCTCATCGCCGGTGCGCAGGAGCGGCGCTTCGGCTTTGGAAATATACACCTTGAGGCCCAGCCGCTTCTTAAGCTCCGCGCAGCCGCCGGCATGGTCGGAATGAACATGGGTCATGAACAGGTGACCTATTTCCTTAGGATCGAAGCCTTCCCGGCGGATGTTTTCGGTTATGCGGTCGACCTCTAGACCCACGCCGGCGTCGATCATGACATGGCCGCCGGGATTTTCCAGGAGATAGACATGGGAGTCGAACATGTTCGAG from the Candidatus Latescibacter sp. genome contains:
- a CDS encoding MBL fold metallo-hydrolase, translating into MKASEGIHIVGSGRNGIAISNMFDSHVYLLENPGGHVMIDAGVGLEVDRITENIRREGFDPKEIGHLFMTHVHSDHAGGCAELKKRLGLKVYISKAEAPLLRTGDELGLALDVAKRDGFYPPDYFFPGCEPDVELAGGEKFTFDAFTLEAIHVPGHSPGSTCYLVKIGSRVCLFSGDVVVHGGKLMFLNCVGSDMADMRRSMPKLANLGVQEFYPGHGCIALSNGQNHINTAIEGLRHLVPPPNAL